Genomic window (Salvelinus alpinus chromosome 26, SLU_Salpinus.1, whole genome shotgun sequence):
gtgaaAATCCTACCTCTCCCGCCTGTGGGAGGTAACCGTTGGGTCCTAAGCAGAAATgcaaaaacaattacacacaagtgGGTTTGTTGGCTTTGCTCAATTGACTTCTGTAATGTGCAGTTCAGTCAGATGCCCTTTCAGAATGcacatcttacctgttgttttgccggaaatttctcagaatagatgccactgttgagcgttgcagatttggctgcactctcagaccagcctctctcattgatagaccaggatttattacatgatcaattatagtggccctaatctcatctgagactacagctcttgatcttcttctcagtcttcttccaccacacatacgtactcctctccctctcccagccactcttcttcctctgtcagccacttctctatctctggctgggtccatgtttacattacagtacagcattaTTCCTAAGATGTACCCTTTTGTCTAGATGGTAATGAAATTGAAAGACTAACACCTGGATAGGTGTTCAGCTACAATGGgaatcagctgtggttggtctaattgtttttgtaacggatgtgaaatggctagctagttagcgggtacgcgctaatagcgtttcaatcagttacgtcacttgctctgaaacctagaagtagtgtttcccctgggtgactgttgttgatgtgtgcagtgggtccctggttcgcgcccgggtcggggcgaggggacgccataaagttaaactgttacattttgATAGTATAAAGTTTTTTAGATTTGGAATATATTTCAATACGGTATTACTGTAGAAATGTAGCAAATTGCTGTCTTATTCAATTTTGTGTTATTTTAGGTTTTGAACTTAAGTTTAACCGTTTTGAAAAGAGTATGTAAACATGTGCAAATTGGCcggtaggtacatagagttttggtggtggttgtgtctGAGTGAGAAAAGAGTTAATGAAAATTGAAAGATGTagtcattgaatgcattttgtgACCGGGGCTGTTTGGAAACGGGCTCGAGCTGTGCTAGAGCGGTGACGCATCTCTCCCGTTATCCTGGCAATGATCACCTGGACTCACCTTGTTATTGTTACCGTCCCGGTTTGGCGGTAGTGTTGTTGTACGCTAACATCCCATTCGACGCACAGGTTTCGGTTGTCCCTGCCCGCCTTCCCTTTCTTATAACTTTCGAGAGAGCGTTTTAAGTTGTCCAACTGGACTCCTCCCACGCGCACCCGTAGCAACCCTGGTGTTCCTTCTATGTTCTGGTCAAAGCGGCTCAACGCGCGCATCCAGTCAACTACTGTAGCCCTATCCCTCATCTCTCTTCCAAAAACGGAAAAGGAAGACGATATTGCATTGAAATAATGACCACCGCTGCCGGTAAAGAAATGTCCAACTGAAACTCCGAATGATTGTGCTAGAAGTGAACAGGTAGGCTATGACGCCCGTGTGGAAACAACCGTTCGGATGCGGTTACGCGGCGCCAGGCACGAGATGGAGAACGGCATGTCAGTCAAGAGGTGAAAACACTCAATCTTCATGCTTTAAAAGTAAAAATTATAATTtctctcaaatatatatattgtttagtctttatttcttatttttagtCTTTATTTATATTTCTTCTGTATTTTAGAAAAATATATAGATtatttttatgtaaaaaaaagtaGCAAATTGTGAGGCTCATCCCATGAAGAATGAGCAAGATACAGATACAACTGTATCTTGTATTCTGGTCGCCGTTGTGGCTTCATCTGTGCATAAACCTCAGCGCTGTGGCCTTGTTCTTATTGTTGTGTTAGAGTTATTTTTATCAGGTGTTtgtttataggaggttaggatcTGCCTCAGTGAAAAGCTGACAGAACAACTGTTTTGTAGCTTGGTGGGATATGGTGAATTTTTGGGATAGCCTTGTTATAGGGGTAAAATAGGTTCATGGCACATACTGGATGGAGTGTGTGTCAGGGACGGATCCCATACCTCCTCTCCAACTCCAtggataacgtgtgtgtgtgtgtgtgtgtgtgtgtgtgtgtgtgtgtgtgtgtgtgtgtgtgtgtgtgtgtgtgtgtgtgtgtgtgtgtgtgtgtgtgtgtgtgtgtgtgtgtgtgtgtgtgtgtgtgtgtgtgtgtgtgtgtgtgtgtgtgtgtctgaaagtgAAACATCTTCAACTTTGACACTGTGTCTAATGCTTCATTAATCATGCAGCTTCAGGAAAGAACTAGGCCACgcttttgttgttgtgtgtgtgtgtgtgtgtgtgtgtgtgtgtgtgtgtgtgtgtgtgtgtgtgtgtgtgtgtgtgtgtgtgtgtgtgtgtgtgtgtgtgtgtgtgtgtgtgtgtgtgtgtgtgtgtgtgtgtgtgtgtgtgtgtgtgtgtgtgtgtgtaaacaaatCCGGCTGATCAGATTTGAGCCTTTTCCATGGACTGCATGAGATTCTTTGAGCGCCCCGCTCTCCTGCCTAAATTATTAACGCTTccttaagacacacacacacactcatacatacaCGATGAGGACCACGCATCATGTTACTTCCTTGCTTATCTAAAGAAAAGCAATAACCCAGTTAACCTATACAGACAGTTGATGATGACAAATTTGGAAAGTGGAAAGAAATCGTCTCAACTAACTTATCTAACTAACCCGTTgattctttcatctctctctcaaccctacACTCTTTACCCTCTTTTCCGgcaccctctctttctcaccccttTCCCCACATCTTTCatttctctctttccctgcctccccaccatccccccccccccatctctctcagaTTCCTCCCTCTCTAAACGTATGGGGGGTATTCCTCACCCTCAGGCCTggccctctctcccactccccctcccccACATTGACCCCCTCCCTCCAGCCACTAGGACACATCTCCCTAGTCCTTTTCCAGTCTTCCACACTCGTCATGCTGAGCAGAGTGCCGAGCGACCACGCTTGGTTACTGTGGTCCGACCATGCAGTCACAGCACCCTCAGGAAGGTAACGGTCCAGAATGAAATGATTAATGATTACAAAGAAGTAATCAACCCTCTTTCTGGAGAGCTACTGGAtctgcaggattttgttccattcctgcactaacacacctgattcataaCGGAAGAAGTTGGCTTCAATTACATTTTATTCAATTGTAATGATATGGTTGGCTTGGCTCCCACATGTTCAGTTCTTCCTGGTTTCTTGATGACATCATCTTTATGCCTGGTCAGGTGACATTGCTGTTGAACCGTAGGAGCGTGGTCTCGTACGAGCAGCTTCTATTGGACGTCTCCGAGGCGCTGGGGTTCCCTCGCTGGCACAGGGCCAGAGTCACACGCCTCTACACACCACACGCACGAGaggtaactacacacacacacacacaacagcaacaacaacacacctCTAAATCCAGGTGTTTGTGTCTAACCCTCCAGGTGCGGGGTGTGTGTGATTTCTTCCGTGGCGACGCAGCGTTCCTGGCATTGGGAAAGTCTCGTCCAGAGCTCCGGAGTGTCGAGGAGGCCCTGGAGGAGCTGTTTCCACAACATTCCTGTTACCGCAACGACGCACTCCAGGCCTGGGAGAGGAGGTTACAACCTTCACCTGATAAAGCTGCCAAGGCTGACAGCGGATACAGCGAGgggacagacatacacacacaccctgacaagGATACACACACAAGCCTCGACAcgaacacacagacatacagtgttACATACACACAGGGATGcaacctggacacacacacacatactcaccaagacacactgacacaaacCAATACACACCCAAAAACACTGACACACAACAATAAACACCCAAACAGGCActccacacacaaaaacaaacacccAACTAGACAGCCCATACACCCTATTCACACCCACCTCGATACGgatgcgcacacacatacacaccctaaCACGCATTCTAACCAACACTCCACACACCCCTCTCGCCCCcccaatcaccttcagagggtcaaAGTGAAAGTTGCAGCCAGAGAGATTCTCTCCTCACCGATAGTTCCCCCCACCCAGGAGGAGGAGCTAGGGGGAACTGTACTCTGCAGGAACTGTAAGCCTTCTGAAGGACCCAATCCGAGAGCAGGGAGGGCTCTACTTCCTCCCGTAACCAGGAAGCAAACAGGAAACGGACCAAACGACCAGGAAGTAGAGAAACCTCACGTCGGTCCCACCACACTCCACACTGGACCAATCTGCAGGCTTGAGCAGGAGTCCCTCAGCCAATCAGAACCTTCATCCTCAGATTCTAAACAGGAAGAGGCAAGGACTAAACAGGAAGTGATATTTGATCTCCCATCTGATGGTAGTGATGTCACCCTGTCAGACATTGAGCGTTGCTATGACATTGGCCGCATGGTCGGGGACGGGAACTTTGCTGTTGTGCACGAGTGTCATCGGCGCGACAATGGGGAAGCCTTCGCTGTGAAGATTGTGGAGCACTCAAAACTCATTGGCCGAGAGCACATGATGCAGAATGAGCTGAGCCTTCTGGGTAGCCTGTCACACCCCCGCGTGGTTCGCCTcttcacacaccaccacacacacacacactcctatctCGTCATGGAGATGGTTGCCGGGGGCGACCTGTTTGAGGCAATCGCGGTCCGTGGGAAGTTTCCGGAAAAGGAGGCAGGGCTGATGGTGTGTGATGTCAGCGAGGCTCTGAGATACATCCACAGCAAGACCATAGTACACAGAGATCTGAAACCTGAAAACCTACTGGtgagggagagggtgtgtgtgtgtctgtgtgtctgtgcaggtgcgtgtgtgtgtgtgaatacaaGCATTCCAAGCATCTCTCTCTGTAACCCACTCTCTCCTTgctgctctctcccccctctctctctctctcccctccctctctcttctaggTGGAGTTCGGTAGTGATGGTGTCAGAAGGTTGAAGCTGGGTGATTTTGGTCTGGCCATGGTTGTAACAGAACCCATCTTCACTGTGTG
Coding sequences:
- the dclk3 gene encoding serine/threonine-protein kinase DCLK3; translated protein: MGGIPHPQAWPSLPLPLPHIDPLPPATRTHLPSPFPVFHTRHAEQSAERPRLVTVVRPCSHSTLRKVTLLLNRRSVVSYEQLLLDVSEALGFPRWHRARVTRLYTPHAREVTTHTHTQQQQQHTSKSRCLCLTLQVRGVCDFFRGDAAFLALGKSRPELRSVEEALEELFPQHSCYRNDALQAWERRLQPSPDKAAKADSGYSEGTDIHTHPDKDTHTSLDTNTQTYSVTYTQGCNLDTHTHTHQDTLTQTNTHPKTLTHNNKHPNRHSTHKNKHPTRQPIHPIHTHLDTDAHTHTHPNTHSNQHSTHPSRPPNHLQRVKVKVAAREILSSPIVPPTQEEELGGTVLCRNCKPSEGPNPRAGRALLPPVTRKQTGNGPNDQEVEKPHVGPTTLHTGPICRLEQESLSQSEPSSSDSKQEEARTKQEVIFDLPSDGSDVTLSDIERCYDIGRMVGDGNFAVVHECHRRDNGEAFAVKIVEHSKLIGREHMMQNELSLLGSLSHPRVVRLFTHHHTHTHSYLVMEMVAGGDLFEAIAVRGKFPEKEAGLMVCDVSEALRYIHSKTIVHRDLKPENLLVEFGSDGVRRLKLGDFGLAMVVTEPIFTVCGTPTYVAPEILSETGYGLPVDLWALGVILYVLLCGFPPFRSRDRDQGELFQMIREAHLTFLSPYWDDISDGARGLVRALLQVDPTERLTAAQTLMHPWIQTTTDQYRPTQISTDQQSPAQPSKGQHRHEPISANQQSPAKTSTEHYRAVQSPTIDQSRLAQTTTEHHRPVPTPDQQRPPHPIPPAHHPPTQPAPSPHSSIQPAPSPHSTTQPAPSPHSTTQPAPSPHSTTQPAPSPHSTTQPAPSPHSTTQPAPSPHSTTQPAPSPHSTTQPAPSPHSTTQPAPSPHSTTQQDPSTPPQPPGSSTSQPPHPISPPSILSTATPKPSSHPPGRTPQSALPLYPASLPPPTHPASLPPPTLPPSQHPPILSRIPTQSQHTTHPPAVSHPSTAAPKPHFPSTHPPD